The proteins below come from a single Papaver somniferum cultivar HN1 chromosome 11, ASM357369v1, whole genome shotgun sequence genomic window:
- the LOC113324082 gene encoding transcriptional regulator SUPERMAN-like: MAFISNNINSNKIKETWGYNRSYSCGKETLGSKFSWPPRPYTCSFCRREFRSAQALGGHMNVHRRDRARLNQSIPWVDMNQYQHANFIIPNPSFPPSSSTTAFTNHHFPPAYPPTIAYFLPSSTTPPSITACSSSTPPPSTDENIRIKSSSTIFISSSSFRQSSSTKGSTTFPMMEMSLEIGDQHQLEDLMNENYNHHQYCGSNNNMKIDGENLRLDLEIGMCSEDDLDLELRLGFSS; encoded by the coding sequence GGAAACATGGGGCTACAACAGAAGTTATAGTTGCGGGAAAGAAACTTTAGGTAGTAAGTTTTCATGGCCACCAAGACCTTACACATGCAGTTTCTGTAGAAGGGAATTTAGATCTGCTCAAGCTCTTGGAGGTCATATGAATGTGCATAGGAGAGATCGAGCTAGGTTGAACCAATCAATTCCTTGGGTCGACATGAACCAATATCAGCACGCTAACTTCATTatccctaaccctagttttcccCCATCATCCTCAACTACTGCTTTCACTAATCACCATTTCCCACCAGCCTATCCTCCTACAATTGCTTATTTCTTGCCTAGTAGTACTACTCCTCCATCTATCACTGCTTGTTcgtcatcaacaccaccaccttctactgatgaaaatattaggataaaaTCATCATCAACTATATTTATAAGTTCATCTTCTTTCCGTCAGTCATCCAGCACGAAAGGCTCTACTACATTTCCTATGATGGAAATGTCGTTGGAAATCGGAGACCAACATCAGCTTGAGGATCTCATGAATGAGAATTACAATCACCACCAGTACTGTGGTAGCAACAATAACATGAAGATTGATGGTGAAAATCTTAGGCTAGATTTGGAGATTGGCATGTGCTCTGAAGATGACTTGGATTTGGAGCTGAGGCTTGGGTTTTCTTCATAA